The Cystobacter fuscus DSM 2262 region CCAGTACCGCGACGAGCTGTTGGATGAGCTGGGTCTGGCCCATCAGGTGTGAGAGGGTGACGCGGCCATGAACAGCTCGCGCAAGCTTCCAGGCCTCCTGTGGCCCTGTGCCGTGGGAGCGGTGCTGCTGGTGCTCTGGCACGCCGCCGTGAAGCTCACGGGGACGAAGGTGCTGCCCACTCCGTTCGAGGTGCTCCTGGGCGTGCGGGAGCTCGCTCTTCGCGGCCACCTGGTGCCCTACGTCCGGGACTCGCTCGTGCGCGTGCTGTCGGGCTATGCGCTCGCGGTGTTCCTGGGCCTGCCGGCGGGGTTGGTGATGGGCCTGCACCCGCTCACCGCCCGTGTGGCCGGGCCGGTCCTCCAGGTGCTGCGCCCCATCAGCCCGCTGGCCTGGAGTCCCGTGGCCATCCTCCTCTTCGGCGTGGCGAACACCGCGACCGTCTTCCTCGTCTTCCTGTCGTCCTTGTTTCCCATCGTGACGTACACGATGGAGGCCGTGCAGCGCGTCCCCGGCATCTACCTCCGGGTGGGGGACAACTTCGGCCTGGGCCGCTGGGCCCTGCTCCGCCGCGTCATCCTCCCCGCGTGCCTTCCCTACGCGCTCACCGGGCTGCGCCTCGCGCTGGGCGTGGCCTGGCTGGTGGTCGTCGCCGCGGAGATGATGGGGGTCGACTCGGGCCTGGGCTACCTCATCATCGACGCGCGCAACGCCGGCAAGCGCTATGATCTCGTCGTCGCCGGGATGCTGCTCATCGGCGTCATCGGTCTCGGCCTCGACGGACTCATGCGCCGCATCGAACGGGCCGGCGCCGTGCGCTGGGCCTTTCATCGGGAGAGCTGAGGCGCTCCCTTCACCTGAAGAGAACCATGTCCCCTCGCAAACTCGCCGCGGCGCTCACCCTCTGGGTCCTCTCGCTCACCGTGCTCCATGTCTCGCTCAACGTGCGCTGGGACGACGTCGTCAACGAGTGGCGTCCCGAGAGCGAGCGCAAGCTCAACGTCGCCTACATCCCAGTCACCTGACACCTCGCGTGCCCGGTGACCGACTACATCGCCCGTCGCTCACTCGATCAGTATGTGTTCCTCCCCCGGCTGTTCCAGGGGTTCCCGGAGATCAAGGAGGCATTGATCTCCAATCGAGTGCAGGCGGGCTTCCTGGTCGCTCCCCTGGCCGTGGCCCTGCGGTCGCAGGGCGTTCCCATCAAGATCGTCTTCCTGGGTCACCGCTATGGCAGCGCGGCGGTGGTCAAGAAGGGGGGCCCCGTGAAGACGGTGGCCGACCTGAAGGGGAAGACCGTGGCCATTCCCAGCCGCTTCTCGGACGAGCGGCTGCTCTTGCTGCGCGCCCTCGAGCAGCACGGGGTGCGCGCGGCGGACGTGCGCATCGTGGAGATGCCGCCCGCCGACGTGGCGGCGGCCCTGGCGTCCAATGCCATCGACGGGTTCGTCATGGGCGAGCCCTTTCCGTCGCAGGCGGAGATGGGGGGCTACGGCCACGTGCTCTTTCACGCGCGCGAGTACTGGCCGGACTACCTGTCCTGTGTGCTGGTCGTGCGGGAGGACGTCATCCAGCGGCGCCCCGAGGCGGTCCAGGTGCTGGTGGATGGCATCGCCCGCTCGGGACTGTGGTTGGACTCGGGCCAGAGCGAGCGCGAGTACGCCGCCGAGTTCGTCGGGCGCTACTATTACAACCAGCCGCCCTCGCTCCTGAAGTGGGCGCTGACGAGGCCATTGGACCGCGTGCGGTTCAACCCGCTGATTCCCCGAAGGGATGACTTCGAGCTCGTCACCCGGCTGATGCTCGAGAACAAGTTGATCGACAAGCCCATCGCCTTCGAGGAGTACGTGGACTCGCGCTTCGCGGAAGGCGCCGCCTACGAGACGGCGTGGGACTATCCCGTGGGGGCCGGGCGGTTGGATCCGGAGAAGGCGGACGACTGATGCTCAGGAGCGGTGGCGCTCGGCCACGCGGTAGAGTTGGGTGAGGGAAGAGTCCAACAGCGACTGGCGCGAGCGCATGTAGCGCCAGGCCCGGACGAAGGGCAACCAGACGCGCTGGCCCACGAGCACCTGGGTCTCCTCGAGCTTCTGGCGTGGAATCCACTGACCCCCCAGGTGGCGCACCAGCACCTGACCCAGGTACGCGCCAATGGTGGGCACCGCCCGCGCGTCGATGTTCTCCCGCTCGAAGACACTCGGGAAGTCCTCGTGCCAGAACTGGAAGTCCACGTCCGTGAGGGACTCGGGGGTTGCCTGGAAGACGGAGGGCACCTTCGTGTGCATCAGCGCCACCAGGAGTTCGGCGAGGTAGCTGTAGTGCTCGCGGGCACGCTCGGGGTCCGCCACGTCCGAGGGCAGGGCGGCGGTGGCCGGGCGCCACTCCTCGGGCTCGGGCGGTGGGTTCGCGTTGAACCCGGCGATCTTCCGCTGGCGCTCGTGAATGGCGACGTCATCCACCACGCGGGAGAGGAGCGGTGCCACGTCTGGGGGGAAGCGGGGCTCCACGAGGGCGAGCGTGGCGCTGCGCTCGCGCAGGGTGCGCAGCACGGTGGAGAAGTCCAGGTCCGGGCGGAGGTGGGCATGGGCACGGGCCTGGGCCAGGCGTGCCTCCTCGCTGGCGAAGTCCGTGGCGGTGGGCCACGTCACCAGGAGCACGGAGCCGTTGGGGAGTTCCTCCACCCGCCAGGCCGGCGTGGACAGCATGCGCTCGCGTCCGACGCTCTCCACCAGCTTGGGGCCGAAGACGTTGAGCCAGAACACCTCATAGATTTTGTCGAATCCGTTTCGAATGGATGTCTGCATATCGCGGCCGAAACGGGGTGCGCCAGACAACTGGTCGTCTGCCAGACTATGGGCCAAGGCATGGGAGACAGGGTAGCGAGAGGCCCAGGTGCGCATCATCTCCACGACGCGAGGGCAGCGCTCCGCCTCCATGAAGAAGGAGAGCGGGTAGACCGTGAGCAGAAGATCCAATTTAGGAGGGCAGGTCGAAAAATAGAGTCTGAGCGTCATGTCCAACACGGGCCACTTCGTCCGGTGGAGCCCGATGGTGACTCCTCTCTCGCTGCGCTCCTCCTCCAACGACTTCCAGACGGCAGCGCGGTTGTATTTACGTCGCCGTTTGCCCTCGACGACATCTGGCATCCATTCGCCCGAAAACTCCTCGAGCGTTTGGAAGAAGGGCTCCAACTCGCGCTCCAGTGCCACTCGCGAGTCGAAGGCACCATCGAAGGTGATCCGGAGCCCATCGTCCGGATTCAAATCATACATGCTCAGCACCTTCATTGAAACAGCACCTCCACTCCTGGAACTTCACCTTGGACTTTGTTCAAGGCCAGATCCATTTCTGCTACATCCTTTATCATCAGGGCACCACCTTCATAGACAAGGCGAACCCTTGAAACTGGTACCTGGCTGCTCTCGCGCAGAAGGGGCCGCAGGGAGTCCCGGCGGATGTCCACCGTCTCACCGTATTTCCGCAGGGCCTCTCTCGCGTCCTCCATCATCTGTGCTTCCAGTGCCTTTCCTTTCAACCGTGACAGATCGCGGCTCTTGAAACTCAAGGTCTCGACGCGAGGCGGACCCTTGGTGAACAGTCCCTCCTCGATGATGAGCACGTCCGCGAAGCGCAGGCCGGTATCCACCTTTCTCACTCCGACGTACCGCTCGACGCGAGGCGTGTCAAAGTCCCCGAGGAAGCGACGCTCCGCCCGAGGCAGCTTCGCGTCGGCCCGCAGCAACGTCACCATGAGGCGCTCGAAGGCGAGCCCCCGGGCGAACCACCCCCGCATCTCCTCGTAGGGCGCCCAGCGCAAAGGCCCTTCGAGTGCCGTGCCTTGTTTGATTTCCCCGAGGCGCTTCTCGTAATAGGCGACGTACTCGGGCCAACGCGGGTGACTTTCGGCTCCAGGTGGTGGAGCCTCCACGGAGGGACGTTGCTTCTCCAGTTCCGCCACGGTCGTGGGCAGGCGTGGGCCCGTGGACTCGAGTTCCACCGCCGTGAGCTTGGCCTCCAGCACCTCCCGGGTTGATGCCCGCCTGCTCGTCCAACAGCGAGAGCAGGCTTCCCG contains the following coding sequences:
- a CDS encoding ABC transporter permease, translating into MNSSRKLPGLLWPCAVGAVLLVLWHAAVKLTGTKVLPTPFEVLLGVRELALRGHLVPYVRDSLVRVLSGYALAVFLGLPAGLVMGLHPLTARVAGPVLQVLRPISPLAWSPVAILLFGVANTATVFLVFLSSLFPIVTYTMEAVQRVPGIYLRVGDNFGLGRWALLRRVILPACLPYALTGLRLALGVAWLVVVAAEMMGVDSGLGYLIIDARNAGKRYDLVVAGMLLIGVIGLGLDGLMRRIERAGAVRWAFHRES
- a CDS encoding ABC transporter substrate-binding protein produces the protein MTDYIARRSLDQYVFLPRLFQGFPEIKEALISNRVQAGFLVAPLAVALRSQGVPIKIVFLGHRYGSAAVVKKGGPVKTVADLKGKTVAIPSRFSDERLLLLRALEQHGVRAADVRIVEMPPADVAAALASNAIDGFVMGEPFPSQAEMGGYGHVLFHAREYWPDYLSCVLVVREDVIQRRPEAVQVLVDGIARSGLWLDSGQSEREYAAEFVGRYYYNQPPSLLKWALTRPLDRVRFNPLIPRRDDFELVTRLMLENKLIDKPIAFEEYVDSRFAEGAAYETAWDYPVGAGRLDPEKADD